The proteins below are encoded in one region of Brassica napus cultivar Da-Ae chromosome A6, Da-Ae, whole genome shotgun sequence:
- the LOC125575948 gene encoding alkane hydroxylase MAH1-like, protein MAFICIPIVCFIILLHFFIKKPNMSFITTNWPLIGMLPGLLMVLHRIYDFTVELLENSNLTFQFKGPLLAGMDMLITIDPANIHYMLSSNFLNYNKGPDFKEVFDVFKDVIFNVDAELWKNHRKAAEGTLKHQGFARLSVRATRSKLKNGLVPVFDHFAKEGMVMNLQDVFRRFTFDISMVLITGSDPTSLSIDMPENEFDKALTEAIEGILYRHVKPRFLWKLQRWMGLGIEKKMLEADDIFYRVCAKYISAKREEVRLQGINHQSPSGEGEDLLTSYIKLDTTQYETLNPSDDRFLKDVILSYIVAGRDTIASALTWFFWILSENPNVTAKIRQEINKNLQKSKTGQEKSSLDPSELNKLVYLHAALYESMRLYPPAPFERTSPIKKDVLPSGHKVHANAKIIILLYALGRMKAVWGEDASEFKPERWVTNTGSLRHEPSFKFLAFNAGPRSCLGKQLAMNLMKTVIVEILQNYDIHVIKGQKIEPLPSLILRMKHGLSVTITKRD, encoded by the coding sequence ATGGCTTTTATATGCATACCTATTGTTTGCTTTATCATCTTACTTCACTTTTTCATCAAGAAACCAAATATGAGCTTCATTACGACTAACTGGCCTCTTATTGGGATGCTTCCGGGCCTGTTGATGGTGCTCCACCGGATCTATGATTTCACCGTGGAACTTCTCGAGAACTCCAACTTGACATTTCAATTCAAGGGTCCATTGTTGGCTGGTATGGATATGTTGATCACCATTGATCCAGCTAATATTCACTATATGTTAAGCTCAAACTTCTTGAATTACAACAAAGGCCCTGACTTCAAAGAAGTCTTTGACGTTTTCAAGGATGTGATATTCAACGTGGACGCGGAGCTTTGGAAGAATCATAGGAAGGCAGCGGAGGGCACACTCAAACATCAGGGGTTTGCCAGACTATCAGTGAGAGCCACGAGAAGTAAACTCAAGAACGGGCTTGTGCCTGTTTTCGATCATTTTGCAAAGGAAGGAATGGTCATGAACTTGCAAGATGTGTTCCGGAGATTCACTTTCGACATATCAATGGTTCTGATAACTGGTTCTGATCCTACAAGTCTCTCCATCGACATGCCAGAGAATGAGTTCGACAAGGCTCTTACTGAGGCTATAGAAGGGATTTTGTATAGACATGTAAAACCAAGATTCTTGTGGAAGCTACAAAGATGGATGGGACTGGGAATAGAGAAGAAAATGTTAGAAGCTGATGACATTTTCTATCGTGTGTGTGCCAAATACATATCAGCTAAGAGAGAGGAGGTAAGACTACAAGGCATTAATCACCAGTCCCCTAGTGGAGAAGGTGAAGATTTGTTGACGTCCTACATAAAGCTAGACACAACCCAGTACGAGACCTTGAACCCTAGTGATGATCGATTCCTCAAAGATGTCATATTGAGTTACATTGTAGCTGGCAGAGATACCATTGCCTCTGCACTCACTTGGTTCTTCTGGATTCTCTCGGAAAACCCTAACGTGACGGCCAAGATTCGccaagaaatcaacaagaatcTGCAAAAATCCAAAACTGGCCAGGAGAAGTCATCTCTTGATCCCAGTGAGCTCAACAAGCTGGTGTACTTACATGCAGCGTTGTATGAATCAATGAGGTTATATCCACCAGCTCCCTTCGAACGCACGTCTCCCATAAAAAAAGATGTGCTTCCAAGCGGGCATAAAGTCCATGCAAACGCCAAAATAATTATCCTTCTTTACGCGCTTGGGAGGATGAAAGCTGTATGGGGAGAAGATGCATCTGAATTTAAACCAGAGAGATGGGTAACCAATACAGGTAGCTTAAGGCATGAACCTTCCTTCAAATTCTTAGCGTTTAATGCTGGCCCGAGAAGCTGTCTTGGTAAGCAATTAGCTATGAATCTGATGAAGACAGTTATTGTTGAGATATTACAAAACTATGACATTCATGTCATCAAAGGCCAGAAGATCGAGCCACTTCCCAGTCTTATTCTTCGCATGAAGCATGGGCTTAGCGTCACAATTACTAAGCGAGATTGA